From Saccharothrix espanaensis DSM 44229, the proteins below share one genomic window:
- a CDS encoding tetratricopeptide repeat protein codes for MPILRLADDLDPTSTAGAVRWTLHSDTGADLGSHVCAVDDGVRGVERALALFEGTAGTPDGRSEVPANTIATTGRWVRDAVLGPLAGVLRNSGEPVVVELPVRHSALAALPLELALAGDDGVPPPVVFRLLPENERVPPAEAGSGALRVLAVLCAPPGSPGLGTWRERRMLTELAHRHGSGVELTVLQYGVTVESLTACAADDRGWDVIHFGGHGDSGHLAFDDRAGGVRNVTSTELATAFAPLRGRVGLVVAAACHSAAEALAGLRLSFGMAAERASTSRYRAEDGSVASVLATALDTTVIAFRHPLDDAYAIEFCGQFYRQAVDHGTDFAAAARAAFVAARPLLRHPALGMPVTMSSSSAPQRLRPLTAGAPATGPLAAGTVFAGRAGVLTEAARLVTGPVPSPVLTLAGPPGVGTSACAGELVTARADRFDHVIRHVVRREGHDGESAFAALVVAFDDAVDGAELGRLFGGPDGSRAAFTWLADIAARRRLLLVLDDVDPLLDADGRWNDPRWRAFVSAITGQSGHGRVVLTARQPVHEHDAHTIPVPLLTQDEALLLLRELPHFGTLLRRTAAEDRKSITDLLRRILVLAEGRPYPLLLAEAAAGSVHSLAAFVHGARPGDTGLATDTAMWVDRVFAGLPEHQQALLVVIHNLAEYDRNDEVAGAVLDVVDHLAAHLDEEQGSASEKPALAVNPVDVRPAAAELVRAGLLQEIGTAPKQYRLPIAVAGVCDAVAGESARDQVRVAAVLWWRGVLRSAVTRDHRVLDANRQAQALVAMVPYLADSDIDSALRAAEHGITLAPAYRTAARLHEPVEALNAGPGANTTANIVLARLFMHLAPDHAADRLRELYFRFTAAREPRAALVAGFHLIELTRRRGRWTAELVELADSLPELSDEAGLGPWSAVSQRARRAEVWFETGRRAEAARELEAVERLLPNLPAFTGRNESTTPDSVRVGVTQLRRNIEFRSSEWERALESNAALLAGQLALKADLTTLAKTKFNDHEPLRRLSRLPEAEVLLLRCARTFRQAGETTMLAAVYGALGDVARDRGDPRAALLHLRDALRYAYRVGDLELIVITHVKLGHIYLVPENNSPLHAHAHLIAGVALSEAASRDHRDPLRTDAEALHGLPAGGIPEPGAVARLIDAPRRDVTRVWQRAGVTADHLTAATGHTVTADWAAADIAKMTTLLEEATGLTDPLKDEQRRHEAEDDIGTAGDRGSPPKEELCGWCERPVAGKHEEGCIAVPRGGAR; via the coding sequence GTGCCGATTCTCCGATTGGCCGACGACCTCGACCCCACCTCGACCGCCGGAGCAGTGCGCTGGACGTTGCACTCCGACACCGGAGCCGACCTCGGTTCCCACGTCTGCGCGGTGGACGACGGTGTCCGGGGTGTCGAGCGGGCGCTCGCGTTGTTCGAGGGCACGGCCGGCACCCCGGACGGCCGGTCCGAGGTGCCCGCGAACACCATCGCGACCACCGGCCGCTGGGTCCGTGACGCGGTCCTGGGCCCGTTGGCCGGCGTGCTCCGCAACTCCGGGGAACCGGTCGTCGTGGAGCTGCCGGTCAGGCACAGCGCACTTGCGGCACTCCCGCTGGAGTTGGCGCTCGCGGGGGACGACGGTGTCCCGCCGCCCGTCGTCTTCCGGCTGCTGCCGGAGAACGAGCGGGTACCGCCGGCCGAGGCGGGCAGCGGAGCGCTACGGGTGCTGGCGGTCCTGTGCGCGCCTCCGGGCTCGCCGGGCCTGGGCACGTGGCGTGAGCGGCGGATGCTCACCGAGCTTGCCCACCGCCACGGTTCGGGCGTCGAGCTGACGGTGTTGCAGTACGGCGTGACCGTCGAATCGTTGACGGCGTGCGCGGCGGACGATCGCGGCTGGGACGTCATCCACTTCGGCGGGCACGGCGACTCCGGCCACCTCGCGTTCGACGACAGGGCGGGCGGTGTCCGGAACGTGACCTCGACCGAACTGGCGACGGCGTTCGCGCCACTGCGCGGACGGGTCGGGCTGGTCGTCGCGGCCGCCTGCCACTCGGCCGCGGAAGCGCTGGCGGGGTTGCGGCTCTCGTTCGGGATGGCCGCGGAGCGCGCGTCCACGTCCCGGTACCGAGCCGAGGACGGCAGTGTCGCGAGCGTGCTGGCGACAGCGCTCGACACCACCGTGATCGCGTTCCGGCACCCGCTTGACGACGCCTACGCGATCGAGTTCTGCGGTCAGTTCTACCGGCAGGCCGTCGACCATGGAACGGACTTCGCCGCCGCCGCCCGTGCCGCGTTCGTCGCGGCTCGACCGCTCCTGCGGCACCCCGCGCTGGGTATGCCTGTCACGATGTCGTCAAGTTCTGCGCCGCAACGGCTTCGCCCCCTGACGGCGGGCGCTCCCGCCACCGGGCCGCTCGCCGCCGGGACCGTGTTCGCGGGTCGTGCCGGGGTGCTCACCGAGGCCGCGCGACTGGTGACCGGGCCGGTTCCGTCCCCAGTGCTCACCCTCGCCGGTCCACCCGGTGTCGGCACGTCGGCGTGCGCCGGTGAACTGGTCACCGCCAGGGCCGACCGGTTCGACCACGTCATCCGGCACGTGGTGCGGCGGGAGGGGCACGACGGCGAGTCGGCGTTCGCCGCCTTGGTGGTGGCGTTCGACGACGCCGTCGACGGCGCGGAACTGGGACGCCTGTTCGGCGGCCCGGACGGCTCGCGGGCCGCGTTCACCTGGCTGGCCGACATCGCCGCCCGCCGCCGGCTCCTGCTCGTGCTGGACGACGTCGATCCGCTGCTGGACGCGGACGGTCGCTGGAACGATCCGCGATGGCGTGCGTTCGTCTCGGCCATCACCGGGCAAAGCGGGCACGGCCGCGTCGTCCTCACGGCCCGGCAGCCGGTGCACGAGCACGACGCGCACACCATCCCGGTACCGCTGCTGACCCAGGACGAAGCGCTGCTCCTGTTGCGGGAGTTACCGCACTTCGGCACGTTGCTCAGGCGGACCGCCGCCGAAGACCGGAAATCGATCACGGACCTCCTTCGCCGCATCCTGGTCCTGGCCGAGGGACGTCCGTACCCGTTGCTGCTGGCCGAGGCCGCCGCAGGCTCCGTCCACTCGCTCGCGGCCTTCGTGCACGGCGCACGGCCTGGTGACACCGGACTCGCAACGGACACCGCGATGTGGGTGGACCGCGTGTTCGCCGGACTGCCCGAACACCAGCAGGCGCTCCTGGTCGTCATCCACAACTTGGCCGAGTACGACCGCAACGACGAGGTCGCAGGCGCGGTGCTCGACGTGGTGGACCATCTGGCTGCCCACCTTGACGAGGAGCAAGGCAGCGCGTCCGAGAAGCCCGCTCTCGCGGTGAACCCGGTCGATGTCCGGCCCGCTGCCGCTGAACTGGTCAGAGCCGGCCTGTTGCAGGAAATCGGTACCGCGCCGAAGCAGTACCGGCTGCCCATCGCCGTCGCCGGCGTGTGCGACGCGGTCGCGGGCGAGTCTGCCCGCGATCAGGTGCGGGTGGCCGCGGTGCTGTGGTGGCGCGGTGTTCTGCGTTCGGCCGTCACTCGTGACCACCGCGTCCTCGACGCGAACCGACAGGCTCAGGCCCTGGTCGCGATGGTTCCGTACCTGGCGGACTCCGACATCGACTCCGCGTTGCGGGCCGCGGAGCACGGCATCACCCTGGCCCCGGCGTACCGGACGGCAGCACGGCTGCACGAACCCGTCGAGGCGCTGAACGCAGGGCCTGGTGCGAACACGACCGCGAACATCGTGCTGGCGCGGCTGTTCATGCACCTGGCCCCGGACCACGCCGCCGATCGACTTCGGGAGTTGTACTTCAGGTTCACGGCGGCACGGGAACCGCGTGCGGCGCTCGTCGCGGGGTTCCACCTGATCGAGCTGACCCGCCGTCGTGGCCGATGGACGGCGGAGTTGGTGGAGCTGGCCGATTCGCTGCCGGAACTGAGCGACGAGGCGGGTCTCGGCCCGTGGTCGGCGGTGTCCCAACGGGCCCGGCGCGCGGAAGTCTGGTTCGAGACCGGGCGGCGTGCGGAAGCGGCGCGCGAACTGGAGGCCGTCGAACGCCTCCTGCCGAACCTGCCTGCCTTCACCGGGCGGAACGAGAGCACCACCCCCGACAGCGTCCGCGTCGGCGTGACGCAACTGCGGCGCAACATCGAGTTCCGCTCCAGCGAGTGGGAACGCGCGCTGGAGAGCAACGCCGCGCTGCTCGCAGGCCAGCTGGCGCTCAAGGCCGACCTGACCACGTTGGCGAAGACCAAGTTCAACGACCACGAGCCGTTGCGACGGCTCAGCCGCCTGCCGGAGGCGGAAGTCCTGCTGCTCAGGTGCGCTCGCACGTTCCGCCAGGCGGGCGAGACCACCATGCTGGCCGCGGTGTACGGGGCGTTGGGTGACGTGGCCCGTGATCGCGGCGACCCGCGAGCCGCGCTCCTGCACCTGCGTGATGCGCTGCGGTACGCCTACCGGGTGGGCGACCTCGAACTGATCGTCATCACGCACGTGAAGCTCGGCCACATCTACCTGGTACCGGAGAACAACTCGCCGCTGCACGCGCACGCACACCTGATCGCCGGTGTCGCGCTGAGCGAGGCCGCGAGCCGTGACCACCGAGACCCGTTGCGCACCGACGCCGAGGCGCTGCACGGACTGCCCGCGGGCGGGATCCCCGAGCCGGGCGCCGTGGCCCGGTTGATCGACGCGCCGCGCCGCGACGTCACGCGGGTGTGGCAACGGGCAGGTGTCACGGCGGATCACCTGACCGCCGCGACCGGGCACACCGTCACGGCTGACTGGGCAGCCGCCGACATCGCGAAGATGACCACCCTCCTGGAAGAGGCGACTGGGTTGACCGACCCCTTGAAGGACGAACAGCGCCGCCACGAAGCCGAGGACGACATCGGCACGGCGGGAGATCGCGGCAGCCCGCCGAAGGAGGAGCTGTGCGGGTGGTGCGAGCGCCCGGTGGCGGGGAAGCACGAGGAGGGCTGCATCGCCGTCCCGCGAGGCGGCGCCCGGTGA
- the pgsB gene encoding poly-gamma-glutamate synthase PgsB — protein sequence MTYLYVVFVVLCTGTLVAGILEQRRHLAQLDSIEHRVLVNGIRGKSSITRLCAGALRGGGLVTTAKTTGTAARFIHPDGSEEPVYRKWDIANVVEQIGIVRRAAAYRSDVLVIECMAVMPDLQEINQSKLIRSTIGVLCNVREDHLAEMGPTLDDVARSLSRSMPVGGVCVTAERDRLHILEQEAAKRDCELISVDPESVTDEDMAGFSWVTFKENVAIALKVAELLGVNRSLALTGMWTAPPDPGVLSVQTRAVGDKRIKLANVFAANDPESTLMNIERLLEQGAIARPLHVVVNCRPDRVERNRQMGALIARIDPDRVVLIGEPTRSALSTVDEQWRDRVTDLGGALGPQELLDGIMAKIDSTASLVAIGNIHGQGEVLLEVIEHLEEPPEAPPVEPARAQEVRAQEVRAQEVRAQEVRAQEVRAQEARPEPPRARPARPGNGAPVRPAPDGPRRPQPDARRAPGDRQSPPRPTPSDAARNASAETRYLDPGRPVRERSPQPPQPPQPSMPLPRPQPRPARRPAPEVPREVRGNLFDPPAHQPNGHRAPRRPDQRPAPRPPEQS from the coding sequence GTGACCTACCTGTACGTCGTCTTCGTCGTGCTGTGCACGGGGACGCTGGTCGCCGGCATCCTCGAACAGCGCCGCCACCTCGCCCAGCTCGACAGCATCGAGCACCGGGTCCTGGTCAACGGCATCCGGGGCAAGAGCTCCATCACCCGGCTGTGCGCGGGCGCGCTGCGCGGCGGGGGCCTGGTCACCACCGCCAAGACCACCGGCACGGCCGCCCGGTTCATCCACCCCGACGGCAGCGAGGAACCCGTCTACCGCAAGTGGGACATCGCCAACGTGGTGGAGCAGATCGGCATCGTCCGCCGGGCCGCCGCCTACCGGTCCGACGTGCTGGTCATCGAGTGCATGGCCGTCATGCCCGACCTGCAGGAGATCAACCAGAGCAAGCTGATCCGGTCCACGATCGGCGTGCTGTGCAACGTCCGGGAGGACCACCTGGCCGAGATGGGGCCGACCCTGGACGACGTGGCGCGCTCGCTGAGCCGGTCCATGCCGGTGGGCGGGGTGTGCGTGACCGCCGAGCGGGACCGGCTGCACATCCTGGAGCAGGAGGCGGCCAAGCGGGACTGCGAGCTGATCTCCGTCGACCCCGAGTCGGTCACCGACGAGGACATGGCGGGCTTCTCCTGGGTCACGTTCAAGGAGAACGTCGCCATCGCCCTCAAGGTGGCCGAATTGCTCGGCGTGAACCGGAGCCTCGCGCTGACCGGCATGTGGACCGCGCCGCCGGACCCCGGCGTGCTGTCGGTGCAGACCCGGGCGGTCGGCGACAAGCGGATCAAGCTGGCCAACGTCTTCGCGGCCAACGACCCGGAGTCGACCCTGATGAACATCGAGCGGCTGCTGGAGCAGGGCGCCATCGCGCGGCCGCTGCACGTGGTCGTCAACTGCCGGCCGGACCGGGTGGAGCGCAACCGGCAGATGGGCGCGCTGATCGCCCGGATCGACCCGGACCGGGTGGTGCTCATCGGCGAACCGACCCGCAGCGCTTTGTCCACGGTGGACGAGCAGTGGCGGGACCGGGTGACCGACCTGGGCGGCGCGCTGGGCCCGCAGGAACTGCTCGACGGGATCATGGCGAAGATCGACTCCACCGCGTCGTTGGTGGCCATCGGCAACATCCACGGCCAGGGCGAGGTGCTGCTGGAGGTCATCGAGCACCTGGAGGAACCACCGGAGGCGCCACCGGTCGAGCCGGCGCGTGCCCAGGAGGTGCGTGCCCAGGAGGTGCGTGCCCAGGAGGTGCGTGCCCAGGAGGTGCGTGCCCAGGAGGTGCGTGCGCAGGAGGCCAGGCCTGAGCCGCCGCGAGCCCGCCCGGCCCGGCCCGGCAACGGCGCGCCGGTCCGCCCCGCGCCGGACGGTCCGCGGCGGCCCCAGCCCGACGCCCGCCGCGCGCCGGGTGACCGGCAGTCACCGCCGCGTCCCACGCCCTCGGACGCCGCGCGCAACGCGTCCGCCGAGACCCGGTACCTGGACCCCGGCCGGCCGGTCCGAGAGCGGTCGCCCCAGCCGCCGCAACCGCCCCAGCCGTCGATGCCGCTGCCGCGGCCCCAGCCGCGCCCGGCGCGCCGACCGGCCCCCGAGGTGCCCCGCGAAGTGCGCGGCAACCTGTTCGACCCCCCGGCGCACCAGCCGAACGGTCACCGCGCGCCGCGCCGACCCGACCAGCGCCCCGCACCCAGACCCCCGGAGCAGTCGTGA
- a CDS encoding poly-gamma-glutamate biosynthesis protein PgsC/CapC, with translation MTNGALLLPEVATLGLAIGLVFSLACYLTTNLSPGGMITPGWLALTLVEDYRRALLVVVMSAVTFGAVKLLQRVVILYGKRLFAAVVLSGVLLQTTLFMLIQSDFPLLFAHQTLGFVVPGLIAYQLVRQPPLVTLLATGTVSAAGYGVLASGVLIGLVPSV, from the coding sequence GTGACCAACGGAGCCCTCCTCCTGCCCGAGGTGGCCACCCTCGGCCTGGCCATCGGCCTGGTGTTCTCGCTGGCCTGCTACCTGACCACCAACCTGTCGCCCGGCGGCATGATCACCCCTGGCTGGCTGGCGCTGACGCTCGTGGAGGACTACCGGCGCGCGCTGCTGGTGGTGGTCATGAGCGCGGTCACCTTCGGGGCGGTGAAGCTGTTGCAGCGCGTGGTGATCCTGTACGGCAAGCGGCTGTTCGCCGCCGTGGTGCTCAGCGGCGTGCTGCTCCAGACCACCCTGTTCATGCTGATCCAGAGCGACTTCCCGCTGCTGTTCGCGCACCAGACCCTCGGGTTCGTGGTGCCCGGCCTGATCGCCTACCAGCTCGTCCGGCAACCACCGCTGGTCACCCTGCTGGCGACGGGTACCGTCAGCGCTGCCGGCTACGGTGTGCTGGCCAGCGGGGTGCTCATCGGACTCGTGCCCTCGGTCTGA
- a CDS encoding NlpC/P60 family protein, with translation MERRPVLVVSVGVAVVAALAIGVAAWWPDESSEAGPASPPASVEVEAEHLVYERLADPARTVVRDDAGTVLAVFTDDARTAVLTGPRRSFSEPKATKATVNTSSWVRLLPQPWRPGAEGEPWFTEWYAGARHDVSPDVLAIATEYLIDTPAGTDDKGVRFRGDASFGPVKASGAGRQEQSDFYDYLGVPWDFPDGVAAQPETGRYGAVDCSGYVRLVFGYRLGMPLLGTNNAGPGIPRRAYAISESGPGVPLVPNERRRATDPSRLQAGDLVFFEVEDDPDTLDHVGIYLGLDDGGHHRFVSSRERIDGPTLGDVGGTSLLDDGGFYSTAWRSARRL, from the coding sequence GTGGAACGGCGACCGGTTCTGGTGGTGTCGGTGGGGGTGGCGGTCGTCGCCGCGCTGGCGATCGGGGTGGCGGCCTGGTGGCCGGACGAGTCGTCCGAGGCCGGCCCGGCGTCGCCGCCCGCCTCGGTGGAGGTCGAGGCCGAGCACCTGGTGTACGAGCGCCTGGCGGACCCCGCCCGCACCGTCGTCCGCGACGACGCCGGCACCGTCCTGGCCGTGTTCACCGACGACGCGCGCACCGCGGTGCTCACCGGTCCGCGCCGGTCCTTCAGCGAACCCAAGGCGACCAAGGCGACCGTCAACACCTCGTCGTGGGTGCGGCTGCTGCCGCAGCCGTGGCGGCCCGGCGCGGAGGGCGAGCCGTGGTTCACCGAGTGGTACGCCGGCGCGCGCCACGACGTCAGCCCCGATGTGCTGGCCATCGCCACCGAGTACCTGATCGACACGCCCGCCGGCACCGACGACAAGGGCGTCCGGTTCCGCGGTGACGCCTCGTTCGGCCCGGTGAAGGCGTCCGGCGCGGGCCGTCAGGAGCAGTCGGACTTCTACGACTACCTCGGTGTGCCGTGGGACTTCCCCGACGGCGTCGCCGCACAGCCCGAGACCGGCCGCTACGGCGCGGTCGACTGCTCGGGCTACGTGCGCCTGGTGTTCGGCTACCGCCTCGGCATGCCCCTGCTCGGCACCAACAACGCCGGGCCGGGCATCCCCCGGCGCGCCTACGCCATCTCCGAGTCCGGCCCGGGTGTGCCGCTGGTGCCCAACGAACGCCGCCGGGCCACCGACCCCAGCCGGTTGCAGGCCGGCGACCTGGTGTTCTTCGAGGTCGAGGACGACCCCGACACGCTCGACCACGTCGGCATCTACCTGGGCCTGGACGACGGCGGGCACCACCGCTTCGTCTCCAGCCGGGAACGGATCGACGGCCCCACCCTGGGCGACGTCGGCGGCACGTCCCTGCTCGACGACGGCGGCTTCTACTCCACCGCCTGGCGCTCCGCCCGCCGGCTGTGA
- a CDS encoding GntR family transcriptional regulator, which yields MKDDGRPLFLRIAEQVENSIVDGTLATEAQVPSTNELAAFHRINPATAAKGVNQLVTDGILYKKRGIGMFVAEGARERLLERRRESFARQYLAPLMAEADKLGLAADELKKMIDGWGDRT from the coding sequence GTGAAGGACGACGGGCGACCGCTGTTCCTGCGGATCGCCGAGCAGGTCGAGAACTCGATCGTGGACGGCACGCTGGCGACGGAGGCACAGGTGCCGTCGACCAACGAGCTCGCCGCCTTCCACCGGATCAACCCGGCGACCGCGGCGAAAGGCGTCAACCAGCTCGTCACCGACGGGATCCTCTACAAGAAACGGGGAATCGGCATGTTCGTCGCGGAGGGTGCCCGCGAGCGGCTGCTGGAGCGCCGGCGCGAGAGCTTCGCCCGGCAGTACCTGGCGCCGCTGATGGCGGAGGCGGACAAGCTCGGCCTGGCCGCCGACGAGCTCAAGAAGATGATCGACGGGTGGGGGGACCGGACGTGA
- a CDS encoding ATP-binding cassette domain-containing protein, whose translation MNVVRMDRVTKRYGRVTALDGVGITLAENTIHGLLGRNGAGKTTVMQILTGQRSETSGTVEVFGRHPYENPDVLANVCFVKESQRYPDKFKVKHALRAGGLLFPNWDADFAASLVAEFGVPVNQVIAKLSRGQLSAVGVIIGLASRAPLTLFDEPYLGLDAVARRLFYDRLLADYAERPRTVVLSTHLIDEVGDLIEHVVLIDQGRVLIDADAETLRGQTVTVTGPADAVDRFVAGRTELHRERLGGVLRVTLTGVPERPLDSGLDFEPVSLQQLVVRATQPNGRPVAVDPGQGRHR comes from the coding sequence GTGAACGTCGTGCGGATGGACCGGGTGACCAAGCGGTACGGCCGGGTCACCGCGCTCGACGGGGTCGGCATCACCCTCGCGGAGAACACGATCCACGGCCTGCTCGGCCGCAACGGGGCCGGCAAGACCACGGTGATGCAGATCCTCACCGGCCAGCGGTCCGAGACCTCGGGCACGGTCGAGGTCTTCGGCCGGCACCCCTACGAGAACCCCGACGTGCTGGCGAACGTGTGCTTCGTCAAGGAGAGCCAGCGCTACCCGGACAAGTTCAAGGTCAAGCACGCGCTGCGGGCCGGCGGACTGCTGTTCCCGAACTGGGACGCCGATTTCGCCGCGTCCCTGGTCGCGGAGTTCGGGGTGCCGGTGAACCAGGTGATCGCGAAGCTGTCCCGGGGGCAGCTCTCGGCGGTCGGGGTGATCATCGGGCTGGCGTCGCGGGCGCCGCTGACCCTGTTCGACGAGCCCTACCTCGGCCTCGACGCGGTCGCCCGCCGGCTGTTCTACGACCGGCTGCTCGCCGACTACGCCGAGCGGCCGCGCACGGTGGTGCTGTCCACCCACCTGATCGACGAGGTCGGCGACCTGATCGAGCACGTCGTGCTGATCGACCAGGGGCGCGTCCTCATCGACGCCGACGCCGAGACCCTGCGCGGGCAGACCGTGACGGTGACCGGGCCGGCCGACGCCGTCGACCGGTTCGTGGCCGGGCGCACCGAGCTGCACCGCGAACGGCTCGGCGGGGTCCTGCGGGTCACCCTGACCGGGGTGCCGGAGCGTCCCCTGGACAGCGGGCTGGACTTCGAGCCGGTGTCGCTGCAACAACTCGTCGTGCGGGCCACGCAGCCGAACGGGCGGCCGGTCGCCGTCGACCCCGGACAGGGGCGGCACCGATGA